A section of the Chryseobacterium scophthalmum genome encodes:
- the rlmF gene encoding 23S rRNA (adenine(1618)-N(6))-methyltransferase RlmF, with protein sequence MTAEKSTLHPRNLHRNSYDFEQLISCVPELKHYVFTNSYGTPTINFSIPKAVKLLNKALLQHFYAVKNWDIPDGNLCPPIPGRADYIHYLADLLTENSKEITKGLSVKGLDIGTGANLVYPLIAHQSYGWQMLGTDINLKSLENAQKILDENPDFSSHIQLKFQPDSNFIFKNILSPENRFAFSMCNPPFHDSEESAMKGNIRKTKNLKKSKTPKTNLNFGGQQSELWCEGGELAFISKMIEESALFSSQILWFTCLVSKQENLFKLTSLLNKVKAVEVKTIDMAQGQKISRILAWTFIPKEKRENWF encoded by the coding sequence ATGACTGCCGAAAAATCAACTCTGCACCCAAGAAATCTGCACCGAAATTCTTACGATTTTGAACAGCTGATTTCTTGTGTGCCAGAATTGAAACATTATGTTTTCACCAATTCTTACGGTACGCCAACGATTAATTTCAGTATTCCAAAAGCTGTAAAACTGTTGAATAAAGCTTTATTACAGCATTTTTATGCGGTTAAAAACTGGGATATTCCTGACGGAAATTTGTGTCCGCCCATTCCGGGAAGAGCAGATTATATTCATTATCTCGCAGATTTATTGACTGAAAATTCTAAAGAAATTACAAAAGGTTTATCTGTAAAAGGTCTCGATATTGGAACCGGAGCCAATTTGGTATATCCTTTAATTGCGCATCAATCTTATGGTTGGCAAATGTTGGGAACCGATATCAATCTAAAATCTTTGGAAAATGCTCAGAAGATTTTAGATGAAAATCCTGATTTTTCATCCCATATTCAGTTGAAATTTCAACCGGATTCGAATTTTATATTCAAAAACATTCTTTCTCCAGAAAATAGATTCGCATTCTCCATGTGCAATCCGCCTTTCCATGATTCTGAAGAATCTGCGATGAAAGGAAATATCAGGAAGACAAAAAATCTTAAAAAATCAAAGACTCCAAAAACCAATCTCAATTTCGGAGGACAACAATCTGAGCTGTGGTGTGAAGGTGGTGAATTAGCTTTTATCTCAAAAATGATTGAAGAAAGTGCCTTATTCTCATCCCAAATTCTTTGGTTTACGTGTTTGGTTTCCAAACAGGAAAATCTTTTTAAGCTGACTTCACTTTTAAACAAAGTAAAAGCTGTTGAGGTGAAAACAATCGATATGGCGCAAGGTCAGAAAATCAGCAGAATCTTAGCGTGGACATTTATTCCAAAAGAAAAAAGGGAAAATTGGTTTTAA
- the lysS gene encoding lysine--tRNA ligase produces the protein MQLSEQEIIRREKLNKLVEMGINAFPAEEYNVTDTTESIKQNFSESKQVKIAGRLMSRRIQGKASFAELQDSTGKIQVYFNRDEICTGEDKTLYNDVYKHLLDIGDIIGIEGELFTTQVGEMTVLVKNFTLLTKTLRPLPQAKTDENGVVHDAFNDAELRYRQRYVDLIVNPHVKETFVKRTKMYTAMRQFFNDAGYIEVETPVLQAIPGGAAARPFITHHNALDIPLYMRIANELYLKRLIVGGFDGVYEFSKNFRNEGMDRTHNPEFTVMEIYVAYKDYYWMMDFTEKMIEHCAIAVNGTTKAKFGDQEIDFKAPYARVSMTEAIQKYTGFDITGKSEQELFDFAKSIGIEVNETMGKGKLIDEIFGEKCEGNFIQPTFITDYPVEMSPLTKKHRSQEGLTERFELMVCGKEIANAYSELNDPIDQRARFEDQLKLAEKGDDEAGQFIDEDFLRALEYGMPPTSGMGIGMDRLIMFLTNNPSIQEVLFFPQMKPEKLVPQIELGEDEHLILDILKSGEQIALTEVKTMSKLSGKKWDKASKTLTKGNLVKVEKIDEVVLMKLV, from the coding sequence ATGCAATTATCAGAACAGGAAATCATTAGAAGAGAAAAGCTGAATAAGCTTGTTGAAATGGGAATCAACGCATTCCCTGCAGAAGAATACAACGTTACAGATACTACAGAATCTATAAAACAGAATTTTTCTGAAAGTAAACAGGTGAAGATTGCGGGAAGATTGATGTCCCGTAGAATTCAGGGGAAGGCTTCTTTTGCTGAATTGCAAGATTCTACAGGGAAGATTCAGGTATATTTCAACAGAGACGAAATCTGTACAGGAGAAGATAAAACTTTATACAACGACGTTTACAAACACCTTTTAGACATCGGTGATATTATCGGTATCGAAGGAGAATTGTTCACAACTCAGGTTGGTGAAATGACAGTTTTGGTAAAAAACTTTACGCTTTTAACGAAAACTTTAAGACCTCTTCCTCAGGCAAAAACTGATGAGAATGGAGTAGTGCACGATGCTTTCAATGATGCCGAATTAAGATACAGACAGCGTTATGTAGATTTAATCGTAAATCCTCACGTAAAGGAAACTTTCGTGAAGAGAACAAAAATGTACACTGCAATGCGTCAGTTTTTTAATGATGCAGGTTATATTGAAGTAGAAACTCCGGTTTTACAGGCAATTCCTGGAGGAGCTGCTGCAAGACCATTCATCACGCATCACAATGCTTTGGATATTCCTTTGTATATGAGAATTGCGAATGAATTATATCTGAAAAGATTGATCGTTGGTGGTTTTGATGGAGTATATGAATTCTCAAAAAACTTCAGAAATGAAGGAATGGACAGAACTCACAATCCTGAATTTACCGTTATGGAAATCTATGTAGCTTACAAAGATTACTATTGGATGATGGATTTCACAGAGAAAATGATAGAACATTGTGCAATAGCTGTGAACGGAACTACAAAAGCAAAATTCGGTGATCAGGAAATTGATTTCAAGGCACCTTATGCAAGAGTTTCGATGACAGAAGCCATTCAAAAATATACAGGTTTTGATATTACAGGAAAGTCCGAGCAGGAATTGTTTGACTTTGCTAAATCTATCGGAATCGAAGTAAACGAAACAATGGGTAAAGGAAAATTAATCGACGAAATTTTTGGTGAAAAATGTGAAGGAAACTTTATTCAACCAACTTTCATTACCGATTATCCTGTAGAAATGTCACCTTTAACTAAAAAACACAGAAGCCAGGAAGGTCTTACCGAGCGTTTTGAATTAATGGTTTGCGGAAAAGAAATCGCGAATGCTTATTCAGAATTAAATGACCCAATTGACCAGAGAGCGCGTTTTGAAGACCAATTAAAATTAGCTGAAAAAGGAGACGATGAAGCAGGGCAATTTATCGACGAAGATTTCTTGAGAGCTTTAGAATACGGAATGCCGCCAACTTCAGGAATGGGAATCGGAATGGACAGATTGATCATGTTCTTAACCAACAATCCTTCAATTCAGGAAGTATTATTCTTCCCTCAAATGAAGCCTGAAAAACTGGTTCCTCAAATTGAGTTGGGAGAAGATGAGCATTTGATTCTTGATATTTTGAAATCAGGTGAGCAAATTGCTTTGACTGAAGTAAAAACGATGAGTAAATTATCCGGTAAAAAATGGGATAAGGCTTCAAAAACTTTAACGAAAGGAAACTTGGTGAAAGTGGAAAAAATTGACGAAGTTGTTTTGATGAAATTGGTTTAA
- a CDS encoding AAA family ATPase: MKPAKLIVKNFGPLKDVDILVTDFLCLIGRQATGKSTIAKLIAIFEDENFKSDVFEKDLFKYGLNDFINEETFISYKVDEDNTRSILYFDFVYEGKNIKLNNFRSYFNHLFEENRNKDSRHDKIDIIDEISKHLVEGLINFDDPNTGQKLTEIFKDITLQVKNYNVLFQNIKLRLDKNREGNTNDLDAISEFSTISKDFEKLINDYYNRIIDFLKLDSQYIPSERSFLHIIAENTLGLINNDIKIPKHLLEIGQEYEKALNTVKEIPLTIVNKNYKYKREGKSSNIYHGSNDKVNLLQSASGLQSVLPIMLLIEYAKTLKYNYHFNYVVEEPELNIYPETQHNLIKYLVSNIFDFYANNFQRKKLVITTHSPYILASINNLLLAFKKGKEKPKETHKIIKRGSWINPQSFNAYELKNGKSYKIMNDKIGQIKSNIIDTVTDEFSDEFDKLLSL, encoded by the coding sequence ATGAAACCAGCAAAGTTAATTGTTAAAAATTTTGGTCCTTTAAAAGATGTAGACATTCTTGTTACAGATTTTCTATGCTTAATTGGAAGGCAAGCAACGGGTAAAAGTACAATAGCAAAGCTAATAGCTATTTTTGAGGATGAAAACTTTAAAAGTGATGTTTTTGAAAAAGATTTATTTAAGTATGGCTTAAATGATTTTATTAATGAAGAGACTTTTATTTCATACAAAGTTGATGAAGATAATACGAGGTCAATATTATATTTTGATTTTGTTTATGAAGGAAAAAATATTAAGTTAAATAACTTTAGATCATATTTTAATCACTTATTTGAAGAAAATAGAAATAAAGATAGTCGTCATGATAAGATTGATATAATTGATGAAATTTCAAAGCATTTGGTAGAGGGTTTAATCAATTTTGACGATCCAAATACGGGACAAAAGTTAACAGAAATTTTTAAAGATATTACTCTACAAGTCAAAAATTATAATGTACTATTTCAAAATATAAAATTGAGGTTAGATAAAAATAGAGAAGGAAATACAAATGATTTAGATGCTATTTCTGAATTTAGCACGATATCTAAAGATTTTGAAAAATTAATTAATGATTATTATAATCGTATCATAGATTTTTTAAAGCTAGATTCTCAATATATTCCATCTGAAAGGAGTTTTCTTCACATAATTGCTGAAAATACTTTAGGGTTAATTAATAATGACATAAAAATACCTAAACATTTATTAGAGATTGGGCAAGAATATGAAAAAGCTCTAAATACAGTTAAGGAAATTCCATTAACAATTGTCAATAAAAATTATAAGTATAAAAGAGAGGGTAAAAGTTCGAATATCTATCATGGATCTAATGATAAAGTAAATTTGTTACAATCTGCATCTGGTTTACAAAGCGTTCTGCCAATTATGTTACTTATTGAATATGCTAAAACCTTAAAATATAATTATCACTTTAATTATGTTGTTGAAGAACCAGAATTAAACATTTATCCTGAAACTCAACATAATCTTATTAAATATTTAGTAAGCAATATTTTTGATTTTTATGCTAATAATTTTCAGAGGAAAAAATTAGTTATTACAACTCATAGCCCATATATTTTAGCATCTATTAACAATTTGCTTTTAGCTTTTAAAAAAGGAAAAGAAAAGCCAAAAGAAACTCACAAAATTATTAAAAGAGGGTCATGGATTAATCCACAATCATTTAATGCTTATGAGCTGAAAAACGGGAAATCATATAAAATAATGAATGATAAAATTGGACAAATTAAGTCTAATATTATTGATACTGTTACTGATGAATTTTCAGATGAGTTTGATAAACTGTTATCATTATGA
- a CDS encoding OmpA family protein, whose translation MKYFVLFFLISTGSNAQMMTSVYFAHNSYELNSESKQKLDSLAQLRTSLKFKIFGNCDSSGTNEYNSKLSENRANTVRNYLRNKISANIELISVVGLGEEKQINDNSTDELRGKNRRVDIFIEKAFFPREKISRNALPSFLSTEISQMKVKDTFALPNVNFVGGRHIWLPKGQSEIVKLLKKLKENPTLEIELQGHICCDYENFDGEDLDLKTFNLSFTRANAIKEFLLKNGIDSNRITAKGLGHLNPVAYPEETELDKTKNRRVEVVLLKK comes from the coding sequence ATGAAATACTTTGTTTTGTTCTTTTTAATTTCAACAGGATCGAATGCGCAAATGATGACTTCTGTTTATTTTGCACACAATTCTTACGAACTAAATTCTGAATCTAAACAAAAACTTGATAGTTTGGCACAATTGAGAACCAGCTTGAAATTCAAAATTTTTGGAAATTGTGATTCTTCCGGAACGAATGAGTACAATAGTAAACTTTCGGAAAACCGTGCAAATACAGTTCGTAATTATCTTCGGAATAAAATTTCAGCAAATATAGAACTCATCAGTGTAGTCGGTTTGGGTGAAGAAAAACAAATCAATGATAACAGTACCGACGAACTGCGTGGGAAGAACCGCAGAGTAGATATTTTTATTGAAAAAGCTTTTTTTCCGAGAGAGAAAATTTCAAGAAATGCTTTGCCTAGTTTTTTAAGTACGGAAATTTCTCAGATGAAAGTAAAAGATACTTTTGCGCTTCCGAATGTCAATTTTGTTGGAGGTCGTCATATTTGGCTTCCGAAAGGACAATCTGAGATTGTAAAACTTTTAAAAAAATTAAAAGAAAATCCTACATTAGAAATCGAATTGCAGGGACATATTTGCTGTGATTATGAAAATTTTGATGGTGAAGATTTAGATTTAAAAACATTCAATCTTTCTTTTACCAGAGCCAATGCAATCAAAGAATTTCTATTGAAAAACGGAATCGATTCCAACAGAATTACTGCAAAAGGACTCGGTCATCTCAATCCTGTCGCATATCCCGAAGAAACAGAATTAGATAAGACTAAAAATCGAAGAGTAGAAGTGGTTTTACTGAAGAAATAA
- a CDS encoding mechanosensitive ion channel family protein: MFDLNKAIELIDEKLDLWFREIAKILPNLLLAVLILIIGFFVAKWIRKITVKIFGKISSNHTITNLFSTFIYITVLGIVFFTALSILKLDKAVTSILAGAGIFGLALAFAFQDIAANFISGIFISFRKPLHIGDIVSVKNYMGKVMEVNLRDTVIKTFQGKMVIIPNKDVFQNPVENYSLLGKRRLDLKVGVSYDADLEKVAQVTLDALKNIEGLAPEEEITLFYQEFGDSSINFTVRLWCKSTEQINYLKMGHDAIISIKKAFDQHKISIPFPVRTLDVNWPEKV; this comes from the coding sequence ATGTTTGATCTCAACAAAGCTATAGAGCTAATCGATGAAAAACTTGACCTTTGGTTCCGGGAAATTGCGAAAATTTTACCCAATCTGCTTTTGGCAGTACTTATTTTGATAATTGGGTTCTTCGTTGCAAAATGGATAAGGAAAATAACGGTAAAAATTTTCGGTAAAATTTCATCTAATCATACCATAACCAATCTTTTCAGTACATTTATTTATATCACTGTTCTCGGTATCGTTTTTTTTACGGCACTGAGTATTTTAAAACTCGATAAGGCAGTGACTTCAATTCTTGCGGGTGCCGGAATTTTTGGGTTAGCTTTGGCTTTTGCATTCCAGGATATTGCCGCCAACTTTATTTCAGGTATTTTTATTTCGTTCCGTAAACCGCTGCATATCGGTGATATTGTTTCGGTAAAAAATTATATGGGAAAAGTAATGGAGGTGAACCTTCGTGATACCGTTATCAAAACTTTCCAAGGGAAAATGGTTATTATTCCGAATAAGGATGTCTTTCAGAATCCGGTAGAGAATTATTCACTCCTCGGCAAACGTCGTCTTGATCTGAAAGTGGGTGTTTCTTATGATGCAGACCTTGAAAAAGTGGCTCAGGTGACTTTAGATGCTTTAAAAAATATTGAAGGTCTTGCTCCTGAAGAAGAAATTACCCTTTTTTATCAGGAGTTTGGCGATAGTTCGATCAACTTTACAGTTCGTTTGTGGTGCAAATCTACTGAGCAGATAAATTATCTTAAAATGGGACATGATGCGATTATTTCCATAAAAAAAGCTTTTGATCAGCACAAAATAAGCATTCCGTTTCCTGTCAGAACACTGGATGTCAACTGGCCGGAAAAAGTGTAG
- a CDS encoding cytochrome d ubiquinol oxidase subunit II, with the protein MIYVVIGFLWLSVCLYVILGGADFGAGIVELMTKKKNRKYTEKIMYESIAPVWEANHMWLIIAIVILFVGFPEIYTTLSTYLHIPLVLMLVGIIARGTAFTFRHYDAVEDRWQIIYTQIFYYASLLTPFFLGLIAAATVSQSINPDANNFLDLYVFSWLNWFGVAVGLFTVSLCAYLASIFSLRETSDRLELELMIHKSHQTMIFVVITGLLVFLAAYLSDIPLTKWIFSKYLGVMSISFATVALGLILRAMHKKKLLPVRALAGFQIIMILVAATYQHNPDIILLGNGQHLSLLKHVAAPKTITALGWALVLGSLFILPFLFYLMFSFSKASKK; encoded by the coding sequence ATGATCTACGTTGTAATTGGTTTTCTATGGCTTTCCGTATGTCTTTATGTAATTTTGGGTGGCGCAGATTTCGGAGCCGGAATCGTAGAATTGATGACCAAAAAGAAAAACAGAAAGTACACCGAAAAAATCATGTACGAATCGATTGCTCCTGTTTGGGAAGCCAATCACATGTGGCTCATCATTGCTATTGTTATTTTATTTGTAGGATTTCCTGAAATATACACTACGCTATCTACTTATCTTCATATTCCTTTAGTATTAATGCTTGTCGGAATTATTGCAAGAGGTACAGCATTTACTTTCAGACATTACGATGCAGTAGAAGACCGATGGCAGATTATTTATACGCAGATTTTCTATTATGCAAGTTTGTTAACACCTTTTTTCTTGGGTTTAATAGCGGCTGCAACCGTTTCACAATCGATAAACCCTGATGCAAATAACTTTTTAGATTTATATGTTTTCAGCTGGCTTAATTGGTTCGGTGTTGCAGTAGGATTATTCACCGTTTCACTTTGTGCCTATTTGGCGTCTATTTTTTCTTTACGGGAAACCAGCGATAGATTGGAATTAGAACTAATGATTCACAAATCGCATCAAACAATGATTTTTGTAGTTATTACGGGATTATTGGTATTTTTAGCAGCATATCTTTCTGATATCCCTTTAACAAAATGGATTTTCTCAAAATATCTTGGAGTGATGTCTATTAGTTTTGCAACCGTTGCTTTAGGTTTAATTTTAAGGGCGATGCATAAGAAAAAACTGCTTCCGGTAAGAGCTTTGGCTGGGTTTCAGATCATTATGATTTTAGTGGCAGCAACTTATCAGCACAATCCGGATATTATTTTATTAGGAAACGGGCAGCATCTTTCTTTATTGAAGCACGTTGCAGCTCCAAAGACTATTACAGCATTAGGCTGGGCCTTGGTTTTGGGATCGCTTTTTATTCTTCCTTTTTTGTTTTATCTGATGTTTTCGTTTTCAAAAGCATCAAAGAAATAA
- a CDS encoding cytochrome ubiquinol oxidase subunit I yields MDDFIAARAQMALSLGFHIIFACVGMVMPFLMAFAHWKYLKTGNEIYKGLTKAWSKGVAILFATGAVSGTMLSFELGLLWPGFMKHAGPIFGMPFSLEGTAFFIEAIAIGFFLYGWDKFNKWFHWFCGFLVGLSGLASGILVVAANAWMNSPTGFDYINGQYVNIDPIKAMFNDAWFPQALHMTVAAFCATGFAVAGVHAFLIMRKKNVEFHTKAFRIAAAFAMIGAFGAPLSGDVAAKSVAERQPIKLAAMEAHFETEKGAAFVLGGIPDEEKGEIKYAIKIPKVLSFLVSNDFNAEVKGLNDFPRDEWPPVAVVHYAFQIMIFFGVVMISIGSLYLYAFFFKKDWLTKNWLLKTFLFATPFGYIALEAGWTVTEVGRQPWIIYGIMKTVDAVTPMPGIQYSFYFFTAIFISLSLIIIFLLRRQIQMVPKLYDPTDPQFNSKNKKS; encoded by the coding sequence ATGGATGACTTTATTGCTGCACGCGCCCAAATGGCGCTTTCTTTAGGTTTTCATATCATCTTCGCCTGCGTCGGAATGGTAATGCCTTTCTTGATGGCATTTGCCCATTGGAAATACCTCAAAACCGGAAACGAAATTTACAAAGGTCTTACCAAAGCATGGAGCAAAGGTGTTGCCATATTATTTGCAACCGGCGCAGTTTCCGGAACAATGCTTTCGTTTGAACTCGGATTGCTCTGGCCAGGTTTTATGAAACACGCCGGACCTATTTTCGGAATGCCGTTTTCTCTTGAAGGAACAGCATTTTTTATTGAAGCGATTGCCATTGGATTTTTTCTTTATGGATGGGATAAATTCAACAAATGGTTTCACTGGTTTTGCGGATTTTTGGTGGGCTTAAGCGGTTTAGCTTCAGGCATTTTAGTGGTTGCAGCAAATGCATGGATGAATTCACCAACCGGATTTGACTATATCAATGGACAATACGTCAATATAGACCCTATAAAAGCAATGTTTAATGACGCTTGGTTTCCACAGGCATTACACATGACGGTTGCCGCTTTTTGTGCGACTGGATTTGCAGTTGCCGGAGTTCATGCTTTTTTAATTATGCGAAAGAAAAATGTAGAATTCCATACCAAAGCATTTAGAATTGCTGCAGCTTTTGCAATGATTGGAGCTTTCGGTGCACCTTTGAGTGGGGATGTTGCTGCAAAATCTGTTGCAGAAAGACAGCCTATAAAACTAGCGGCAATGGAAGCTCATTTTGAAACCGAAAAAGGTGCTGCTTTCGTGTTGGGAGGGATTCCCGATGAAGAAAAAGGGGAAATTAAATATGCTATAAAAATTCCAAAAGTTTTAAGCTTTTTGGTGAGTAATGATTTTAATGCCGAAGTAAAAGGACTGAATGATTTTCCAAGAGATGAATGGCCACCTGTTGCCGTTGTGCATTATGCTTTTCAGATTATGATTTTCTTTGGCGTTGTCATGATTTCCATTGGATCTCTTTATCTTTATGCTTTCTTTTTCAAAAAAGATTGGCTGACAAAAAACTGGCTGTTAAAAACATTTCTTTTTGCTACACCTTTCGGATATATTGCTTTGGAAGCAGGGTGGACAGTCACAGAAGTTGGCAGACAACCATGGATTATTTACGGAATTATGAAAACCGTAGATGCTGTTACACCGATGCCGGGAATTCAGTATTCATTTTATTTTTTCACAGCAATTTTTATTTCATTGTCATTAATTATTATATTTCTTTTGAGAAGACAGATACAAATGGTTCCCAAACTTTACGATCCTACAGACCCTCAGTTTAATTCTAAAAACAAAAAATCATGA
- the gyrB gene encoding DNA topoisomerase (ATP-hydrolyzing) subunit B, producing the protein MSQKQYTASSIQALEGMEHVRLRPSMYIGDVGVRGLHHLVYEVVDNSIDEALAGHCDTILVTIHKGESISVKDNGRGIPVDFHEKEQKSALEVVMTKIGAGGKFDKDSYKVSGGLHGVGVSCVNALSTLLVATVSRDGKLYQQKYSEGKALADVAEIGTTDERGTEVFFQPDGTIFQELVYNYDTLASRLRELSFLNKGITITLVDEREENEDGTFAFEVFHSEGGLKEFVEFIDGNREAIMENVIFMEGERDDIPVEVAMRYNTSFNENLHSYVNNINTHEGGTHLAGFRRALTRTLKKYADDLGIPAKEKVEITGDDFREGLTAVISVKVMEPQFEGQTKTKLGNSEVSGAVDKIVGEMLTNFLEENPNEAKLIVQKVVLAAKARQAAKKAREMVQRKSPMGGSGLPGKLSDCSSKDPAESELFLVEGDSAGGTAKQGRDRHFQAILPLRGKILNVEKSMLHKVYDNEEIKNIYTALGVSVGTEEDSKALNMAKLRYHKVVIMTDADIDGSHISTLILTFFFRFMKEMIENGYIYIAQPPLYLLKKGNKKIYAYNEKEREELTLEMSPDGKGVEVQRYKGLGEMNPEQLWETTLNPEHRILKQVTIDNAVEADNVFSMLMGDEVPPRREFIEKNAKYAKIDV; encoded by the coding sequence ATGAGTCAAAAACAATATACAGCTAGTAGTATCCAGGCATTAGAAGGCATGGAGCACGTTCGACTAAGACCATCTATGTACATTGGTGATGTAGGAGTGAGAGGTCTTCATCATTTGGTTTATGAAGTAGTAGACAACTCTATTGACGAAGCGCTTGCAGGTCATTGCGATACAATATTAGTTACAATACATAAAGGAGAGAGTATCTCTGTAAAAGATAATGGTAGAGGGATTCCTGTAGATTTTCACGAAAAAGAACAAAAATCAGCTTTAGAGGTTGTAATGACCAAAATCGGAGCGGGTGGAAAATTTGATAAAGATTCTTACAAAGTTTCTGGTGGTCTTCACGGGGTTGGTGTTTCTTGTGTGAATGCACTTTCTACCTTATTGGTGGCTACAGTTAGCCGTGACGGTAAATTATATCAACAAAAATACTCTGAAGGTAAAGCTTTGGCTGATGTTGCTGAAATAGGAACTACGGATGAGAGAGGAACTGAGGTTTTCTTCCAACCGGACGGAACTATTTTCCAGGAATTGGTGTATAATTATGATACATTGGCTTCAAGATTAAGAGAACTATCTTTCTTGAATAAAGGTATTACAATTACACTTGTTGACGAAAGAGAAGAAAATGAAGACGGCACTTTTGCGTTTGAAGTTTTCCATTCTGAAGGTGGTTTGAAAGAATTCGTAGAATTCATCGACGGAAACCGTGAAGCAATCATGGAAAATGTAATTTTCATGGAAGGTGAAAGAGACGATATTCCTGTAGAAGTGGCGATGCGTTACAATACATCTTTTAACGAAAATCTTCATTCTTATGTTAATAATATCAATACTCATGAAGGTGGAACTCACTTGGCAGGTTTTAGACGTGCTTTGACGAGAACATTGAAGAAATACGCAGATGATTTAGGGATTCCAGCTAAAGAAAAAGTAGAAATTACCGGAGATGACTTCCGTGAAGGTTTAACGGCTGTAATTTCTGTAAAAGTAATGGAGCCTCAGTTTGAAGGACAGACTAAAACTAAATTAGGAAACTCTGAAGTTTCTGGTGCAGTTGATAAGATTGTAGGTGAAATGCTTACCAACTTCTTGGAAGAAAATCCAAACGAAGCAAAACTTATTGTACAGAAAGTTGTTTTGGCTGCAAAAGCAAGACAGGCTGCAAAGAAAGCTCGTGAAATGGTTCAGAGAAAATCTCCGATGGGAGGTTCTGGTCTTCCTGGAAAACTATCTGACTGTTCATCAAAAGATCCTGCAGAATCTGAATTGTTCTTAGTCGAGGGAGACTCGGCAGGTGGAACTGCAAAGCAGGGTAGAGACAGACATTTTCAGGCGATTCTTCCGTTAAGAGGTAAAATTTTGAATGTTGAGAAGTCAATGCTTCATAAAGTTTACGATAACGAAGAAATTAAAAATATTTATACGGCACTTGGGGTTTCTGTAGGAACCGAAGAAGATAGCAAAGCCTTAAATATGGCGAAGTTAAGATACCATAAAGTAGTGATTATGACCGATGCCGATATCGATGGTTCTCACATTTCTACTTTGATTCTTACGTTCTTCTTTAGATTCATGAAAGAAATGATTGAAAACGGATATATTTATATTGCACAACCGCCTTTATATTTATTAAAGAAAGGGAACAAAAAAATATATGCTTACAACGAAAAAGAGCGTGAAGAATTAACTTTAGAAATGTCTCCAGACGGAAAAGGTGTAGAAGTTCAGCGTTATAAAGGTCTTGGGGAAATGAACCCGGAGCAGCTTTGGGAAACTACTCTAAATCCGGAACACAGAATTCTGAAGCAGGTAACGATTGATAATGCAGTAGAAGCAGATAATGTATTCTCTATGTTGATGGGAGATGAAGTTCCACCAAGAAGAGAGTTTATCGAGAAAAATGCAAAATATGCTAAGATCGATGTTTAA